A DNA window from Sphingopyxis macrogoltabida contains the following coding sequences:
- a CDS encoding TIGR03013 family XrtA/PEP-CTERM system glycosyltransferase, with amino-acid sequence MFRLFKHYVPHAVVWLALVDFLALLLSAEGAWHIYAHQADFDAGTFGDRLLPVATFAIANSLAMMATGMYGTEALRSMRFATARLLVAVSLGVIFLAVVGFLLPTATLWRANSLYAMVIAIAALLLIRLALTQTAAPEAFRRRVLVLGAGPRAARLQALADQPGSGLTIAGFVAMADVEKTMTRAVPREKIANLSDHVVALGAGEVVLALEERRNALPLADLLRVKTTGVHVNDIASFIERETGRVDLATTNPSGLIFSDGFSAGQRISKAGKRVFDIFASLLVLVIGLPLMLIAAIAVKLDSKGPVFYRQSRVGMFGEPYDILKIRSMRTDAEAAGKAVWASENDPRITRVGNIIRKLRIDELPQLWCVLKGDMSFVGPRPERPSFVEELEQQLPYYAERHMVKPGLTGWAQINYPYGASVEDARVKLEYDLYYAKNYSPFLDLLILLQTVRVVLWPEGAR; translated from the coding sequence ATGTTCCGTTTGTTCAAACATTATGTCCCCCATGCGGTCGTCTGGCTGGCGCTGGTCGATTTCCTCGCGCTGCTCCTGTCGGCCGAGGGGGCGTGGCACATTTACGCGCACCAGGCCGATTTCGACGCGGGGACGTTCGGCGATCGCCTGCTTCCCGTTGCGACCTTTGCGATCGCCAACTCGCTCGCGATGATGGCGACCGGCATGTACGGGACCGAGGCGCTGCGTTCGATGCGTTTCGCGACCGCGCGGCTGCTTGTCGCCGTATCGCTGGGCGTCATTTTCCTCGCGGTGGTCGGGTTCCTGTTGCCGACGGCGACGCTGTGGCGCGCCAACAGCCTCTACGCGATGGTGATCGCGATCGCCGCCCTGCTCCTGATCCGGCTCGCGCTGACCCAGACGGCGGCGCCCGAGGCGTTTCGCCGCCGCGTCCTCGTGCTCGGCGCCGGGCCGCGCGCGGCGCGGTTGCAGGCGCTGGCCGACCAGCCGGGAAGCGGGCTGACGATCGCCGGTTTCGTCGCGATGGCCGATGTCGAAAAGACGATGACCCGCGCGGTGCCGCGCGAGAAGATCGCGAACCTGTCCGATCATGTCGTCGCGCTCGGCGCCGGCGAGGTCGTGCTGGCGCTCGAGGAACGGCGCAACGCCTTGCCGCTGGCCGACCTGCTGCGCGTCAAGACGACGGGCGTCCATGTCAACGATATCGCCAGTTTCATCGAGCGCGAAACGGGGCGCGTCGACCTTGCGACGACCAATCCCAGCGGGCTGATCTTTTCGGACGGCTTTTCGGCGGGGCAGCGGATTTCGAAGGCGGGCAAGCGCGTGTTCGACATCTTCGCCAGCCTGCTCGTGCTGGTGATCGGCCTGCCGCTGATGCTGATCGCCGCGATCGCGGTGAAACTCGACAGCAAGGGGCCGGTTTTCTATCGCCAGTCGCGCGTCGGCATGTTCGGCGAGCCCTATGACATCCTGAAAATCCGGTCGATGCGGACCGACGCCGAAGCCGCCGGCAAGGCGGTGTGGGCGAGCGAGAACGACCCGCGCATCACCCGCGTCGGCAACATCATCCGCAAGCTGCGGATCGACGAGCTGCCGCAGCTCTGGTGCGTGCTGAAGGGCGACATGAGCTTTGTCGGCCCGCGCCCCGAACGCCCGAGTTTCGTCGAGGAACTCGAACAGCAACTTCCCTATTATGCCGAGCGTCACATGGTGAAGCCCGGCCTGACCGGCTGGGCGCAGATCAATTACCCCTATGGCGCGTCGGTCGAGGACGCGCGGGTGAAGCTCGAATATGATCTCTATTACGCCAAGAACTACTCGCCCTTCCTCGACCTGTTGATCCTGCTGCAGACGGTTCGTGTCGTGCTGTGGCCGGAGGGGGCGCGCTAA
- a CDS encoding sugar transferase, with the protein MAKILFDRSLSVLLLVLLSPLIAFVALAVLIAHGRSIFLRQPRPGLGGKLFTLYKFRTMTDERGEDGELLPDARRITRFGAFLRSSSLDELPELWNIARGDMSFVGPRPLLVEYLPLYSTRQARRHDVLPGLTGLAQIKGRNATSWDHRLELDVRYVEERDFAMDMAILARTFLQVLRPAGIAHEGHATMPKFTGAE; encoded by the coding sequence ATGGCAAAAATCCTGTTCGACCGCAGCTTGTCGGTCCTGCTGCTGGTCCTTTTGTCCCCGCTGATTGCGTTCGTCGCGCTGGCAGTTTTGATTGCGCACGGGCGGTCGATATTCCTTCGCCAGCCGAGGCCGGGATTGGGTGGAAAGCTGTTCACCCTCTATAAGTTCAGGACCATGACCGACGAGCGAGGTGAGGATGGAGAGCTTCTGCCGGACGCCCGCAGGATTACGCGCTTTGGCGCCTTTCTGCGCTCCAGCAGTCTCGACGAGCTTCCCGAATTGTGGAACATTGCTCGCGGCGACATGAGCTTTGTCGGACCGCGTCCGCTGCTCGTCGAGTATCTTCCTCTCTACTCGACACGACAGGCGCGGCGGCATGACGTTCTTCCGGGATTGACGGGTCTCGCTCAGATCAAAGGCCGCAACGCGACCAGTTGGGATCACCGGCTTGAACTCGACGTTCGCTACGTTGAGGAACGTGATTTCGCCATGGACATGGCCATTCTCGCACGCACGTTCCTGCAAGTGCTGCGACCGGCAGGGATCGCGCACGAGGGGCATGCCACCATGCCGAAGTTCACTGGCGCGGAGTAG
- a CDS encoding peptidoglycan-binding domain-containing protein — protein sequence MTTITDDAFVRLFQERAGLPIDGWRGRDTLTALDQYMPRPSPDRNAAVSEIPESYWPVLSKIESADRLYALPPINPKAPAFAGGHCKWNGSSHP from the coding sequence ATGACCACCATCACCGATGACGCCTTCGTGCGGCTGTTTCAGGAACGGGCGGGGCTACCCATTGATGGGTGGCGGGGGCGCGACACGTTGACGGCGCTGGATCAGTACATGCCGCGCCCCTCCCCCGATCGGAACGCGGCGGTGAGTGAAATCCCCGAAAGCTATTGGCCCGTGCTGTCGAAAATCGAGAGCGCGGATCGCCTGTACGCGCTACCGCCGATCAATCCCAAAGCCCCGGCTTTCGCCGGGGGACACTGTAAGTGGAACGGCAGCTCACACCCCTAA
- a CDS encoding carbon-nitrogen hydrolase family protein: MTASATLAATPDKIRVAAVQYRLHGISSPDELERQVEYFTASASDYGCDFITFPELFPMQLLSPARLSAAAAMDAIDALTPRFNAFMAGLAQQYRINIVGGSHPVRIAGGAMRNRGHIFLRDGTTHHRDKIHPTPSEREAWGIEGGTARDADVIESDCGPVGLMICYDSEFPELARRLVDQGATVLFVPYCTDDRRGHLRVRYCCAARAVENQCYVVTAGVTGNLPNVFNMDIHHAESAILTPSDFPFARDGIAAEVTPNSEGMAIADLSLADLRKAREGGAVRNLADRRLDLYKVEWLD; this comes from the coding sequence ATGACCGCATCCGCTACGCTCGCCGCCACCCCCGACAAGATTCGCGTCGCCGCCGTTCAATACCGGCTGCACGGCATATCATCGCCCGACGAACTCGAACGGCAGGTCGAATATTTCACCGCCTCGGCATCGGATTACGGGTGCGATTTCATCACCTTCCCCGAGCTGTTTCCGATGCAGTTGCTCTCGCCCGCGCGCCTGTCTGCTGCGGCCGCGATGGACGCGATCGATGCGCTGACCCCGCGCTTCAACGCCTTCATGGCGGGGCTGGCGCAGCAATATCGCATCAACATCGTCGGCGGCTCGCATCCGGTGCGGATCGCCGGCGGTGCGATGCGCAACCGCGGCCATATCTTCCTGCGCGACGGCACCACGCACCACCGCGACAAGATCCATCCCACCCCCTCCGAGCGCGAGGCATGGGGGATCGAGGGCGGCACGGCGCGCGATGCCGACGTCATCGAGAGTGATTGCGGCCCGGTCGGTCTGATGATCTGTTACGACAGCGAATTTCCCGAACTCGCGCGCCGCCTCGTCGATCAGGGCGCGACGGTCCTGTTCGTCCCCTATTGCACCGACGACCGCCGCGGCCATTTGCGCGTCCGCTATTGCTGCGCGGCGCGCGCGGTCGAAAATCAATGCTATGTCGTGACCGCAGGGGTTACCGGCAACCTGCCGAACGTCTTCAACATGGACATCCACCACGCCGAAAGCGCGATCCTGACCCCCTCGGATTTCCCCTTCGCCCGCGACGGCATCGCGGCCGAGGTCACCCCGAACAGCGAAGGCATGGCGATCGCCGACCTCTCGCTCGCCGATCTGCGCAAGGCCCGCGAAGGCGGCGCGGTCCGCAATCTCGCCGACCGGCGGCTCGATCTCTACAAGGTCGAATGGCTCGATTGA
- a CDS encoding NAD(P)H-dependent flavin oxidoreductase — MALPPIFDRLRLPVIGSPLFIVSGPDLVIAQCKAGIVGSFPALNARPQTLLDEWLHRITEELAAWDRDNPDRLSAPFAVNQIVHKSNDRLEQDIATCEKWKVPITITSLGAREELNQAVHNWGGITLHDVIDDRFARKAVEKGADGLIPVAAGAGGHAGRQSPFALVQEIREWFDGPVALSGAIGHGRSILAAQACGADLAYIGSAFIATAEANAEDGYKNGIVEGRAADIVYSNLFTGVHGNYLRQSIVAAGMDPENLPEGDLKTMNFGSGGNTKVKAWKDIWGSGQGIGPVSAVRPVAEFVAELEAQYVAARRELEAKVRL; from the coding sequence ATGGCCCTTCCCCCGATTTTCGACCGTCTGCGCCTGCCCGTCATCGGTTCGCCGTTGTTCATCGTTTCGGGGCCCGATCTGGTGATTGCGCAGTGCAAGGCGGGGATCGTCGGCAGCTTTCCGGCGCTTAACGCGCGCCCGCAGACGTTGCTCGACGAGTGGCTGCACCGGATCACCGAGGAACTGGCGGCGTGGGATCGCGACAATCCCGACCGTCTGTCGGCGCCCTTCGCGGTCAACCAGATCGTCCACAAGTCGAACGACCGCCTCGAACAGGACATCGCGACCTGCGAAAAGTGGAAGGTGCCGATTACCATCACCTCGCTCGGCGCGCGCGAGGAGCTCAATCAGGCCGTCCACAATTGGGGCGGCATCACGCTGCATGACGTCATCGACGACCGCTTCGCGCGCAAGGCGGTCGAAAAGGGCGCCGACGGGCTGATTCCGGTCGCGGCGGGCGCCGGCGGGCATGCCGGCCGCCAGTCGCCCTTCGCCCTCGTTCAGGAAATCCGCGAATGGTTCGACGGCCCCGTCGCGCTATCGGGGGCGATCGGCCACGGTCGCTCGATCCTCGCCGCGCAGGCGTGCGGCGCCGACCTCGCCTATATCGGCAGCGCCTTCATCGCGACGGCCGAGGCGAATGCCGAGGACGGCTACAAGAACGGTATCGTCGAGGGGCGCGCCGCCGACATCGTCTATTCGAACCTCTTCACCGGGGTGCACGGCAATTATCTCCGCCAGTCGATCGTCGCCGCAGGGATGGACCCCGAAAATCTGCCCGAAGGCGATTTGAAGACGATGAACTTCGGTTCGGGCGGCAACACCAAGGTCAAGGCGTGGAAGGATATCTGGGGTTCAGGCCAGGGTATCGGCCCGGTCAGCGCCGTTCGCCCGGTCGCTGAATTCGTCGCCGAACTCGAGGCACAATATGTCGCCGCGCGCCGCGAGCTGGAGGCGAAGGTTCGCCTCTGA
- a CDS encoding mannose-1-phosphate guanylyltransferase, producing MTLMIQPVILCGGAGTRLWPESRGTRAKQFLLLHGQRSLFRQTVERTPAGPDFLPPIVLCGDGHVAMVREQMDDREEMLLVEPMPRNTAAAIALAVAQADADTLLLVMPSDHVITDVAAFHAAIGKGVRLAQRDWLVTFGITPDRPETGFGYIAAGAPLGEDGFAVDRFVEKPPLADAEAMLAAGGYSWNAGIFLFRAGRMRDAMLTHCRAIFEAADKALAAGMRDGDAVYADAIEFAKAPSDSIDYAVMEKDDRVAVVPAAMGWSDLGNWHTIHALAEKDGADNAVTGDAFLHESRGNLVRAGDKRVSILGMNDIAVIVDGDDILIIPLERSQEVRAAAKARE from the coding sequence ATGACCCTGATGATCCAACCCGTCATCCTCTGCGGCGGCGCCGGAACGCGGCTGTGGCCCGAATCGCGCGGCACCCGGGCGAAGCAATTCCTGCTGCTGCATGGCCAGCGCAGCCTGTTCCGCCAGACCGTCGAGCGCACCCCCGCCGGCCCCGATTTCCTGCCGCCCATCGTCCTGTGCGGCGACGGGCATGTCGCGATGGTCCGCGAACAGATGGACGACCGCGAGGAAATGCTGCTCGTCGAACCGATGCCGCGCAACACCGCCGCCGCCATCGCGCTCGCCGTCGCGCAGGCCGATGCCGATACGCTGCTGCTCGTGATGCCAAGCGACCATGTGATTACCGACGTCGCGGCGTTTCACGCCGCCATCGGCAAGGGTGTGCGGCTCGCACAACGGGACTGGCTCGTCACCTTCGGGATCACGCCCGACCGCCCCGAAACCGGCTTCGGCTATATCGCCGCCGGTGCGCCGCTTGGCGAAGATGGCTTTGCGGTCGACCGGTTCGTCGAAAAGCCGCCGCTCGCCGATGCCGAGGCGATGCTGGCGGCGGGCGGATATAGCTGGAACGCCGGCATTTTCCTGTTCCGCGCCGGCCGGATGCGCGATGCGATGCTGACGCATTGCCGCGCGATCTTCGAAGCGGCGGACAAGGCGCTCGCGGCAGGAATGCGCGACGGCGACGCCGTCTATGCCGACGCTATCGAATTCGCCAAAGCGCCGTCCGACTCGATCGACTATGCCGTGATGGAAAAGGATGATCGCGTCGCCGTCGTCCCCGCGGCGATGGGCTGGTCCGATCTCGGCAACTGGCACACGATCCACGCGCTTGCCGAAAAGGACGGCGCCGACAATGCCGTCACCGGCGACGCCTTTCTGCACGAAAGCCGCGGCAATCTCGTCCGCGCCGGCGACAAGCGGGTGTCGATCCTCGGTATGAACGATATCGCGGTGATCGTCGACGGCGACGATATCCTGATCATCCCGCTCGAACGGTCGCAAGAGGTGCGCGCGGCGGCGAAGGCGCGCGAATAG
- a CDS encoding DUF885 domain-containing protein → MLERRTLLAAAAASSLLAAMRSPAQAALAAPDGEGAKLTALYERIYNMLVDQDPEFATALGLDKGERAAAKSKLADRSPAGIKRGQDLYRLGLKELQAIDASKLSGMDLVNYDTFRGPWEDYVKAYDSFSYGLHSWPEPHPVTQLSGTYRSIPDFLVNQHSIANAADAEAYLARCIDFAAQLDNETGRIKDDHAAGIIPPDFVIDRTLNLFESIMAPAPDANVLTKNIQAKTADIPGDWASRCAAIIKDKIYPAMQRQAGELRAVRPRATHDAGVWRLPKGDEYYAYALRYATTTGMSAEEVHKLGLDRMAELSARADAIFKEQGMSKGSVAERMRALGKDPRFIYPNTDAGKAELIAKLNEQIQEMQRRLPEAFGRLPKAKCDIRRVPPEIEAGAPGGYYQIPALDGSRPGAYYINLRDTAENPSWTLPTLTYHEATPGHHHQIALAQEAEGIPSLRRLPAYSVYTEGWGLYAEQLADEMGVYASDPWGRLGYLQSYMFRAARLVVDTGLHHYRWSREKAIQYYNEALGTPEGSNVTEIERYCVWPGQATSYMVGQTSWVRIREAAKAALGDKFDLRGFHDTALSAGAMPIEVLESVIERWTAGLKA, encoded by the coding sequence ATGCTCGAACGTCGTACCCTGCTGGCCGCCGCGGCGGCCTCCTCGCTGCTCGCGGCCATGCGCTCGCCCGCGCAGGCGGCGCTCGCCGCGCCCGACGGCGAGGGCGCGAAGCTCACCGCGCTCTACGAGCGCATCTATAATATGCTCGTCGATCAGGACCCCGAGTTCGCGACCGCGCTCGGGCTCGACAAGGGCGAGCGTGCTGCGGCGAAATCGAAGCTCGCCGACCGTTCGCCCGCCGGGATCAAGCGCGGGCAGGATCTCTATCGTCTCGGCCTCAAGGAACTGCAGGCAATCGACGCGTCGAAGCTGTCGGGGATGGACCTCGTCAACTACGACACCTTCCGCGGTCCGTGGGAAGATTATGTCAAGGCTTACGACAGCTTCTCCTACGGTCTTCACAGCTGGCCCGAACCGCATCCTGTGACCCAGCTCAGCGGCACCTATCGCTCGATCCCCGACTTCCTCGTCAACCAGCACAGCATCGCGAACGCCGCCGATGCCGAAGCCTATCTGGCGCGCTGCATCGATTTCGCAGCGCAGCTCGACAATGAGACGGGGCGAATCAAGGACGACCATGCCGCGGGCATCATTCCGCCCGATTTCGTGATCGACCGCACGCTGAACCTGTTCGAGAGCATCATGGCGCCTGCCCCCGACGCCAATGTGCTGACGAAGAATATCCAGGCCAAGACCGCCGACATCCCCGGCGACTGGGCCAGCCGCTGCGCCGCGATCATCAAGGACAAAATCTATCCGGCTATGCAGCGGCAGGCCGGCGAACTGCGGGCCGTCCGCCCGCGCGCGACGCACGACGCCGGCGTCTGGCGCCTGCCCAAGGGCGACGAATATTATGCCTATGCGCTGCGCTATGCGACGACGACCGGCATGTCGGCCGAGGAGGTCCACAAGCTGGGGCTCGACCGCATGGCCGAGCTGTCGGCGCGCGCCGATGCGATCTTCAAGGAACAGGGGATGAGCAAGGGCAGCGTCGCCGAACGGATGCGCGCGCTCGGCAAGGACCCGCGCTTCATCTATCCGAACACCGACGCCGGCAAGGCCGAGCTGATCGCCAAGCTCAACGAGCAGATCCAGGAAATGCAGCGCCGCCTGCCCGAGGCCTTCGGCCGCCTGCCGAAAGCCAAATGCGACATCCGCCGCGTGCCGCCGGAGATCGAGGCGGGCGCGCCGGGCGGCTATTACCAGATCCCCGCGCTCGACGGCTCGCGCCCCGGCGCCTATTATATCAATCTGCGCGATACCGCCGAAAACCCGTCTTGGACGCTGCCGACGCTGACCTATCACGAAGCGACGCCCGGCCATCACCACCAGATCGCGCTCGCACAGGAAGCCGAAGGCATCCCGAGCCTCCGCCGCCTGCCCGCCTATTCGGTCTATACCGAAGGCTGGGGGCTTTATGCCGAACAGCTCGCCGACGAAATGGGCGTCTATGCCAGCGACCCGTGGGGCCGCCTCGGCTATCTGCAAAGCTATATGTTCCGCGCCGCGCGCCTCGTCGTCGATACCGGGCTCCACCATTATCGCTGGAGCCGCGAGAAGGCGATCCAATATTATAACGAGGCGCTCGGCACCCCCGAGGGATCGAACGTCACCGAGATCGAGCGCTATTGCGTCTGGCCGGGCCAGGCGACGAGCTACATGGTCGGCCAGACGAGCTGGGTCCGCATCCGCGAAGCGGCGAAGGCGGCGCTCGGCGACAAATTCGACCTGCGCGGCTTCCACGATACCGCGCTGTCGGCAGGCGCGATGCCGATCGAGGTGCTCGAATCGGTGATCGAACGCTGGACGGCGGGGCTCAAGGCCTGA
- a CDS encoding transglycosylase domain-containing protein — protein sequence MLFFRRPAAAQPEPVPAGLPPFPDAAQPAPAAPLSPRRKWLRRISRGFAVFSILFILLIGWLAITAPLSKSLEPIAPPQITLLASDGTPIARMGAVVDTPVKAAALPKHVTGAFLAIEDRRFYTHWGVDPRSIARAVWSNVTGGRTQGGSTITQQLAKFTFLTPKRTLGRKAREALIAFWLEAWLSKDEILERYLSNAYFGDNTYGLRAASMHYFHRQPEKLTPAQAAMLAGLVQAPSRLAPTRNPDLARKRMELVVDAMVDTGYLTAGEAKAIRPPRLDVRTKGALPTGTYFADWALPEARKLSDVGYARQTIRTTLDSRLQAAARRAINGASLGKAQVALVAMRPNGEVVAMVGGRDYADSPFNRVTQARRQPGSTFKLFVYLAALRAGWEPGDTIANGPIETGSYRPKNAGDAYSKTITLEDAFASSSNVAAVRLLREVGDDKVIDMARDLGVTAPLASGDPSLALGTSSMTLLELTAAYAGVAANAYPVAPHAFKAEEPGWFERFFSGPDSFRSGVHDDIEQMLRAAVNRGTGRAARLPQANFGKTGTSQDNRDALFVGYANGLVVGVWVGNDDNSPLKGVSGGGVPARIWRSFMTDASGAKKRPAPATKNPAGPVEPLDIPDIGAIPVGETTRVGVQDGNAVVSTEIGGTRIDLKLPLGGNRPAETPPPASAPPPQPAQRE from the coding sequence ATGCTGTTTTTTCGCCGCCCCGCCGCCGCCCAGCCCGAGCCCGTTCCGGCGGGTCTCCCGCCCTTTCCGGATGCCGCGCAGCCTGCGCCCGCCGCGCCGCTGTCACCGCGCCGCAAGTGGCTGCGCCGGATTTCGCGCGGCTTCGCGGTCTTTTCGATCCTCTTCATCCTGCTTATCGGCTGGCTCGCGATCACCGCGCCGCTGTCGAAATCGCTCGAACCGATCGCGCCGCCGCAGATCACCCTGCTCGCCTCCGACGGCACGCCGATCGCGCGCATGGGCGCGGTCGTCGACACGCCGGTCAAGGCGGCCGCACTGCCGAAACATGTCACCGGCGCTTTCCTCGCGATCGAGGACCGGCGCTTCTACACCCATTGGGGGGTCGATCCGCGCAGCATCGCGCGCGCGGTGTGGAGCAATGTCACCGGCGGCCGCACGCAGGGGGGCAGCACGATCACCCAGCAGCTCGCCAAATTCACCTTCCTGACGCCGAAACGGACATTGGGGCGCAAGGCGCGCGAAGCACTGATCGCTTTCTGGCTCGAAGCCTGGCTGAGCAAGGACGAGATTCTCGAACGCTATCTTTCCAACGCCTATTTCGGCGACAACACCTATGGCCTGCGCGCCGCGTCGATGCATTATTTCCACCGCCAGCCCGAAAAGCTCACCCCGGCGCAGGCGGCGATGCTCGCGGGGCTGGTGCAGGCCCCGTCGCGCCTCGCGCCGACGCGTAACCCCGATCTTGCGAGAAAGCGCATGGAGCTCGTCGTCGACGCGATGGTCGACACCGGCTATCTGACCGCCGGCGAGGCAAAGGCGATCCGTCCCCCGCGCCTCGACGTCCGCACGAAGGGGGCGCTGCCGACGGGGACCTATTTCGCCGACTGGGCGCTGCCCGAGGCACGCAAGCTCAGCGACGTCGGCTATGCACGCCAGACGATCCGCACCACGCTCGATTCGCGATTGCAGGCCGCCGCCCGCCGCGCGATCAACGGCGCCAGTCTCGGCAAGGCGCAGGTCGCGCTCGTCGCGATGCGCCCGAATGGCGAGGTCGTCGCAATGGTCGGCGGGCGCGATTACGCCGATTCCCCGTTCAACAGGGTGACGCAGGCGCGGCGCCAGCCGGGATCGACCTTCAAGCTGTTCGTCTATCTCGCCGCGCTCCGCGCCGGCTGGGAACCCGGCGATACGATCGCCAACGGTCCGATCGAAACCGGCTCCTACCGCCCGAAAAATGCCGGCGACGCTTATTCGAAGACGATCACGCTCGAGGATGCCTTTGCCTCGTCGAGCAACGTCGCCGCCGTCCGTCTGCTCCGCGAGGTCGGCGACGACAAGGTGATCGACATGGCGCGCGACCTTGGTGTCACCGCGCCGCTCGCCAGCGGCGATCCCAGCCTTGCGCTCGGCACGTCTAGCATGACCTTGCTCGAACTCACCGCGGCCTATGCCGGGGTGGCAGCGAACGCCTATCCGGTCGCCCCGCATGCGTTCAAGGCCGAGGAGCCGGGCTGGTTCGAGCGCTTTTTCTCCGGCCCCGACAGTTTCCGCTCGGGCGTGCATGACGATATAGAACAGATGCTCCGCGCCGCGGTCAATCGCGGCACCGGCCGCGCGGCGCGGCTGCCGCAGGCCAATTTCGGCAAGACGGGGACCAGTCAGGACAATCGCGACGCGCTGTTCGTCGGCTATGCCAACGGCCTCGTCGTCGGCGTGTGGGTCGGCAACGACGATAATTCGCCGCTGAAAGGCGTATCTGGCGGCGGCGTGCCCGCGCGCATCTGGCGCAGCTTCATGACCGACGCCAGCGGCGCGAAGAAACGTCCGGCCCCTGCGACGAAGAACCCCGCCGGCCCGGTCGAACCGCTCGACATTCCCGACATCGGCGCCATTCCGGTCGGCGAGACGACGCGCGTCGGCGTACAGGACGGCAATGCGGTGGTCTCGACCGAAATCGGCGGCACGCGGATCGACCTGAAACTGCCGCTCGGCGGAAACCGCCCGGCCGAAACCCCGCCGCCCGCGTCGGCACCGCCGCCTCAGCCGGCGCAACGCGAATAG
- a CDS encoding sensor domain-containing diguanylate cyclase — protein sequence MNKISAEGFRTLLEGVPDGFFVHDETGRLLDLSERCCADLGYTRDELLSMSILDISGGEAKEANLATWQAARAGLSMSYRDVAVHKDGSRFPVEVRLTCQVVDDRKLFLGVALDVAEAESADDRTADLRAAHERLAIAAAVGGLGIWDYDIARDAMQCDPQWYRIMGRDPARPVRSIAEFRGFIHPDDADRATEVHQAASRIADSADNYGIVFRIVRPDGEIRWIRSTASVVSDGDGVPVRAVGFVVDVTDVQHATARLERQTREDPLTGLANRRRLDEELAKACFHATRTGEPLTLAMIDVDHFKLYNDAEGHVRGDEALKAVADILQSVARRPYDLAARYGGDEYLLMLPGVGEPEPILDHIIAELAKRQIAHRGSPADPMLTISCGSVVAPELADVGPVELLKQCDRALYQAKAEGRNRVHVVRLDERRAATA from the coding sequence TTGAACAAGATCAGCGCCGAAGGCTTCCGAACCCTGTTGGAGGGCGTTCCCGACGGCTTTTTCGTCCATGACGAAACCGGGCGCCTGCTCGATCTCAGCGAGCGTTGCTGCGCCGACCTCGGTTACACCCGCGACGAGCTGCTGAGCATGTCGATCCTCGACATTTCGGGCGGCGAGGCGAAGGAAGCCAATCTGGCGACATGGCAGGCGGCGCGCGCCGGCCTGTCGATGAGCTACCGCGACGTTGCGGTCCATAAGGACGGCTCGCGCTTTCCGGTCGAGGTCCGGCTGACCTGCCAGGTCGTCGACGACCGCAAGCTGTTCCTCGGTGTCGCGCTGGACGTGGCCGAGGCCGAGAGTGCCGACGATCGCACCGCCGACCTGCGTGCGGCGCACGAGCGGCTGGCGATCGCGGCGGCGGTCGGCGGGCTGGGCATCTGGGATTATGATATCGCCCGCGACGCGATGCAGTGCGACCCGCAATGGTATCGCATCATGGGCCGCGACCCCGCGCGCCCGGTCCGGTCGATTGCCGAATTCCGCGGCTTCATCCACCCCGACGACGCCGATCGCGCGACCGAAGTCCATCAGGCGGCGAGCAGGATCGCCGACAGCGCCGACAATTATGGCATCGTCTTCCGCATCGTCCGGCCCGACGGGGAGATACGCTGGATCCGTTCGACCGCGTCGGTCGTTTCGGACGGCGATGGCGTACCGGTGCGGGCGGTCGGCTTCGTCGTCGACGTCACCGATGTGCAGCATGCGACGGCGCGGCTCGAACGGCAGACGCGCGAAGATCCGCTGACCGGCCTCGCCAACCGGCGGCGGCTCGACGAAGAGCTGGCGAAGGCCTGTTTTCATGCGACGCGAACCGGCGAACCGCTGACGCTCGCGATGATCGATGTCGATCATTTCAAACTGTACAACGATGCCGAGGGGCATGTGCGCGGCGACGAGGCGCTGAAGGCGGTGGCCGATATCTTGCAGTCGGTGGCGCGGCGCCCCTATGATCTCGCGGCGCGCTACGGCGGTGACGAGTATCTGTTGATGCTGCCCGGCGTCGGCGAGCCCGAACCGATCCTCGACCATATCATCGCCGAACTCGCGAAACGGCAGATCGCCCACCGGGGGTCGCCGGCGGACCCGATGCTGACGATCAGTTGCGGGAGCGTCGTTGCGCCCGAACTCGCCGATGTCGGCCCCGTCGAGCTACTCAAACAGTGCGACCGGGCGCTTTACCAAGCCAAGGCCGAAGGCCGGAATCGCGTTCATGTGGTGCGGCTCGACGAGCGAAGGGCGGCGACCGCGTAG